A stretch of the Chitinophaga sp. Cy-1792 genome encodes the following:
- a CDS encoding SusC/RagA family TonB-linked outer membrane protein: protein MLVKKPGRRLHSQRSGKKKVSAKTFGLCLLFCCLLAGVQSFAQKVTMSLSGGSMEKAIQEIEKKTGLNFVYGKNQLKQAGPVTIAVKNEELDAVLKLLFNNQPLSYSRSGNFIVIRAKEPENVAPKQEKGLTVTGTVTDEKGNPLPSVSVVIPGTPFGAMTDEKGHYVLKSVPENASIVFSYVSFNNVTLPVNNRSVINTSMSQVVKALDEAVIIGYGTTTKRLNTGSVSSITAKEISTQPVSNVLAALPGRIPGVQITQANGLPGSAAVVQIRGQGSMNNGNLPLYIIDGVPFTNYSGGQPVSDNMNAWGTSGANGGISPFSMINPDDIERMDILKDADATAIYGARGANGVILITTKKGKTGKTRVNANVYTGSGKVGRFIPMMNTQQYLELRKEAFANDGLTPTTASAPELTQWDQNANTDWQKLLIGGTARSTDAQASVSGGDSKTHYLLSGGYHKETTVYPGNFNDMRLTGRLTADHTSSNNKFYISTTVNYSNDNSVLPTNDLTQYYNLPPNMPLYDKDGNLAWVTGFNNPLALLNRKIYNTTSNFMASANLRYTIIKNLNFKLNAGYSTTGLDQNARNPASSYNPVNNPTSSAIFTTNKTQNYIVEPTLDYTYDWGKSTLNAMVGGTLQRSLSNGNYLNGTNYSSEALLGTLAGAGLVTVSSNNYFDYKYASAYGRINYGWDRKYLLNLTFRRDASSRFGPDNAIANFGALGAAWVFTQENFFTDHLTWLDYGKVRASYGTTGNDQITNYTYLPLLSSAGTYQNQLALYRGALPNPGVKWESTKKLEFGLELGMLKDNIKFTGDYYQNRSSDQLLSASLATQSGYNSYVVNMPALVQNSGVELELNTLNLKRYNFGWSTSFNITFPKNKLVSFPGIENSFYASSYLVGQPIDVARKYVYTGYDPKTGIPQYQDLNKDGVIDYNNDRKVINAGTPFFGGISNTFSYRQWDFSFFFQYNHRNGATNNINTPLGNSRNNQNVSVIDRWRKADDVAAFPAATSTSGKPIYNGYTQYSSSTALWGDASYLKLRSANISYSFPQAWLKAMKFSNFKVYAEAQNLFTWAKNKYIYDPETSVSGGAPGLGTGAIAMPPLRTIVFGVNCSF, encoded by the coding sequence ATGCTTGTAAAAAAGCCAGGGAGACGACTCCATTCGCAGCGATCAGGTAAGAAAAAAGTAAGTGCAAAAACGTTCGGTTTATGTCTGCTGTTCTGCTGCTTGCTTGCAGGAGTACAGTCTTTTGCTCAGAAGGTGACCATGAGCCTCAGTGGAGGCAGCATGGAGAAAGCTATCCAGGAAATTGAGAAAAAAACAGGACTTAATTTCGTGTATGGTAAAAACCAGTTGAAACAGGCAGGCCCTGTAACAATTGCAGTAAAAAATGAGGAGTTGGATGCGGTGCTGAAATTATTGTTTAACAACCAGCCACTGAGTTATTCCAGGTCTGGTAATTTTATTGTAATCCGTGCAAAGGAGCCCGAAAATGTGGCTCCAAAGCAGGAAAAAGGTCTCACGGTAACGGGTACTGTAACAGATGAAAAAGGTAATCCTTTGCCATCTGTATCTGTTGTTATTCCAGGTACGCCCTTCGGCGCCATGACGGATGAAAAAGGGCACTATGTGCTGAAAAGTGTACCGGAAAATGCCAGCATAGTATTTTCGTATGTTTCCTTCAACAACGTGACCCTGCCTGTCAATAACAGAAGTGTTATCAATACCTCGATGAGCCAGGTCGTGAAGGCGCTGGATGAAGCGGTGATCATTGGTTACGGTACTACTACCAAACGTTTGAATACAGGATCTGTAAGTTCTATTACGGCCAAAGAAATTTCCACACAGCCGGTATCCAACGTGCTGGCAGCCTTACCTGGCCGTATTCCGGGTGTACAAATCACACAGGCAAACGGTTTGCCTGGTAGCGCTGCAGTAGTGCAGATCCGTGGCCAGGGCTCCATGAACAATGGTAACCTGCCACTGTATATTATCGATGGCGTACCTTTCACCAACTATAGCGGCGGACAACCAGTATCTGACAACATGAACGCATGGGGTACCAGCGGTGCCAACGGTGGTATCAGCCCTTTCAGCATGATCAACCCGGATGATATCGAACGCATGGACATCCTTAAAGATGCCGACGCTACTGCTATCTATGGCGCAAGAGGTGCGAACGGTGTTATTCTCATCACCACCAAGAAAGGTAAAACAGGTAAAACAAGGGTTAACGCCAACGTATATACGGGCTCAGGAAAAGTAGGCCGCTTCATCCCAATGATGAACACGCAGCAGTACCTCGAGCTGAGAAAAGAGGCATTCGCCAACGATGGCCTTACTCCTACTACTGCCTCTGCGCCTGAACTTACACAATGGGACCAGAACGCCAACACCGACTGGCAGAAACTCCTGATTGGCGGTACTGCACGTTCTACGGATGCACAGGCTTCTGTTTCAGGTGGTGATAGCAAAACACATTACCTCCTGAGTGGCGGCTATCATAAAGAAACAACCGTATATCCGGGTAATTTCAATGATATGCGCCTTACCGGCCGACTCACAGCAGATCATACTTCTTCCAACAATAAATTCTATATCAGCACCACGGTTAACTATTCCAATGATAACAGCGTGCTGCCTACCAATGATCTGACACAATACTATAACCTGCCACCAAATATGCCGCTGTATGATAAAGATGGCAACCTGGCATGGGTAACAGGTTTTAACAACCCGCTGGCATTGCTCAACAGGAAGATCTATAATACTACTTCCAATTTTATGGCAAGCGCCAATCTCCGCTATACCATCATTAAAAATCTTAATTTCAAACTGAACGCAGGTTATTCCACCACCGGCCTGGACCAGAACGCAAGAAATCCTGCTTCTTCCTATAACCCGGTGAATAATCCTACCTCTTCTGCGATATTTACTACTAACAAAACACAGAACTATATCGTAGAACCTACGCTGGATTATACCTACGACTGGGGCAAATCTACCCTGAATGCCATGGTGGGTGGTACTTTACAGCGGAGTCTTTCTAATGGTAATTACCTGAATGGTACTAACTACAGCAGCGAAGCATTGCTGGGAACACTCGCAGGCGCCGGTCTGGTAACAGTTTCCAGTAATAACTACTTCGATTATAAATACGCTTCTGCCTATGGCCGTATCAATTATGGCTGGGACAGAAAATACTTATTGAATTTAACTTTCCGCCGTGATGCCAGCTCCAGGTTCGGACCTGATAACGCCATCGCCAATTTTGGCGCACTGGGTGCAGCATGGGTATTTACACAGGAAAACTTCTTTACAGATCATCTGACCTGGTTAGACTATGGTAAAGTGAGAGCCAGCTATGGAACTACCGGTAACGACCAGATTACCAACTATACCTATCTGCCATTATTATCCTCTGCAGGAACCTATCAGAATCAGCTGGCCCTATACCGTGGCGCCCTGCCTAATCCAGGTGTAAAATGGGAAAGCACTAAAAAGCTGGAATTCGGCCTGGAACTGGGTATGCTGAAAGATAATATCAAATTCACCGGTGATTATTACCAGAACAGATCCAGCGACCAGCTGTTGTCTGCCTCACTGGCAACGCAGTCCGGCTATAACAGCTATGTGGTAAATATGCCGGCTTTGGTACAAAACAGTGGTGTTGAACTGGAACTGAATACGCTGAACCTGAAGCGCTATAACTTTGGCTGGAGTACCTCTTTCAACATCACCTTCCCTAAAAACAAACTGGTGAGCTTCCCTGGTATTGAGAACTCTTTTTATGCCAGCAGCTACCTGGTAGGTCAGCCTATTGATGTAGCCAGGAAATATGTTTATACCGGCTATGACCCTAAAACAGGTATTCCGCAGTACCAGGACCTGAACAAAGATGGTGTTATTGATTATAACAATGATCGCAAGGTAATTAATGCAGGTACGCCGTTTTTTGGTGGCATCAGCAATACGTTTAGTTATCGTCAGTGGGATTTCTCTTTCTTCTTCCAGTATAATCACCGGAATGGTGCTACCAATAACATCAACACGCCACTTGGTAACAGCAGAAATAACCAGAATGTCAGTGTAATAGACAGGTGGAGAAAAGCAGATGATGTAGCTGCGTTTCCGGCTGCCACCTCTACTTCCGGCAAACCTATCTATAACGGCTATACGCAATACAGCAGCTCTACCGCCTTATGGGGGGATGCGAGCTACCTGAAGCTGAGATCTGCGAATATCAGCTACAGCTTCCCGCAGGCATGGCTGAAAGCAATGAAGTTCAGCAATTTCAAGGTGTATGCAGAAGCGCAGAACTTATTTACCTGGGCAAAGAACAAATACATATACGATCCTGAGACCAGCGTTTCCGGCGGAGCGCCAGGACTGGGAACCGGCGCCATTGCTATGCCGCCGCTCAGAACTATTGTATTCGGTGTTAATTGTTCATTCTAA